From a single Pasteurella atlantica genomic region:
- the pcnB gene encoding polynucleotide adenylyltransferase PcnB codes for MDSCALKTSNTQKPNKKETHQKSDMPSHILHKNITVNAQNYGISRHNISKNALSIVNKLSQNNFEVYLVGGCIRDILLGKTPKDFDIATNARPEEIKRIFGRQCRLIGRRFRLAHIVYGREVYEVATFRAGHDQNLNNQISKTNDQGMLLRDNVYGSLEEDAKRRDFSVNALYFDVKHNLIFDFFNGIQDLKEGKLRLIGDPTTRYQEDPVRMLRAIRFMAKLDMFLDKPTEQPVRQLAHLLQNIPAARLFDESLKLLQAGYGVKTYELLQQYHLFEVLFPTISSSFTKDSDSNAERMITKALTSTDERIRDNLRINPAFLYAALLWYPMREKMDELKNEGGLNTHDAMMLAANEILAETCKTIGLHRRHTAVIRDIWHLQFKMTKRVGKRPYQTLAHIKFRAGFDLLVMRAEIEKGDLVELSAWWHEFQLSNEVQRSEQIKNVHPHHNDDEKKKRKPRRKRYYKNSKPKTSIE; via the coding sequence ATGGATTCTTGTGCGCTAAAAACATCAAATACACAAAAACCAAATAAAAAAGAAACACATCAGAAAAGTGATATGCCTTCACATATTTTACATAAAAATATTACGGTTAATGCCCAAAATTATGGCATTTCTAGACACAACATTTCAAAAAATGCACTTTCTATCGTAAATAAACTCTCTCAAAATAATTTTGAAGTTTATTTAGTTGGCGGATGTATTCGCGATATTTTATTGGGAAAAACCCCAAAAGACTTTGATATTGCAACCAACGCCCGCCCTGAAGAAATTAAACGTATTTTTGGACGACAATGCCGTTTAATTGGTCGCCGTTTTCGACTTGCACATATTGTTTATGGACGAGAAGTTTATGAAGTCGCAACCTTTAGAGCGGGACATGATCAAAACTTAAATAATCAAATTTCTAAAACAAATGATCAAGGAATGTTATTGCGAGATAACGTTTATGGTTCATTAGAAGAAGATGCAAAACGTCGAGACTTTAGCGTTAATGCTCTTTATTTTGATGTTAAGCATAACTTAATTTTTGATTTTTTTAACGGCATTCAAGATCTCAAAGAGGGTAAATTACGTTTAATTGGCGATCCAACCACTCGCTATCAAGAAGATCCTGTTCGAATGCTTAGAGCCATTCGCTTTATGGCAAAACTGGATATGTTTTTAGATAAACCCACAGAGCAGCCTGTCCGTCAATTAGCTCATTTATTACAAAATATTCCAGCTGCACGTCTATTTGATGAATCATTAAAACTATTGCAAGCAGGTTATGGCGTAAAAACCTATGAATTACTACAGCAATATCATTTATTTGAAGTATTATTCCCTACTATTTCTAGTTCTTTCACTAAAGATAGTGACTCGAATGCAGAACGAATGATAACCAAAGCACTTACATCAACTGATGAGCGAATTCGTGATAATTTACGTATCAATCCTGCATTTTTATATGCTGCTCTACTTTGGTATCCGATGCGTGAAAAAATGGACGAACTCAAAAATGAGGGAGGACTGAATACTCACGATGCAATGATGCTCGCCGCCAATGAGATTTTAGCAGAAACCTGTAAAACCATTGGCTTACATCGTCGTCATACAGCAGTCATTCGAGATATTTGGCATCTACAATTTAAAATGACTAAACGTGTGGGTAAACGTCCTTATCAAACCCTTGCACATATTAAGTTTAGAGCAGGATTTGATTTGTTAGTAATGCGAGCTGAAATTGAAAAAGGGGATTTAGTTGAGCTGAGTGCGTGGTGGCACGAATTTCAACTAAGTAATGAAGTACAGCGTTCAGAACAAATCAAAAATGTTCACCCTCATCATAATGATGATGAGAAGAAAAAACGTAAACCTCGCCGTAAACGTTATTACAAAAATAGTAAACCTAAAACAAGCATAGAATAA
- the folK gene encoding 2-amino-4-hydroxy-6-hydroxymethyldihydropteridine diphosphokinase encodes MEKVYISLGSNLNNPLVQLKQAVRSLQKFANFQVSSFYTSKPLGPQDQPDYINAVASFDTELQPLELLDYLQNIENQQGRVRLRRWGERTLDLDILLFGKKVITSNRLIIPHYDMHNREFVIVPLYELEPELVLPNQITLKTLYTKFKNHQMVKI; translated from the coding sequence ATGGAAAAAGTGTACATCTCTTTGGGTTCAAACCTCAATAATCCGCTTGTTCAACTTAAACAAGCGGTACGATCTTTACAAAAATTTGCAAATTTTCAGGTAAGTTCTTTCTACACAAGTAAACCCCTTGGACCACAAGATCAACCTGATTATATCAATGCGGTTGCAAGTTTTGATACAGAGTTGCAACCATTGGAATTATTGGATTATTTACAAAATATCGAAAATCAACAAGGACGAGTCCGTTTACGTCGCTGGGGTGAGCGTACCCTTGATTTAGATATTTTGCTTTTTGGTAAAAAAGTGATCACAAGTAACCGCTTAATCATTCCCCATTACGATATGCACAATCGTGAATTTGTGATTGTGCCACTTTATGAGTTAGAGCCTGAGTTAGTATTACCAAACCAAATAACATTAAAAACCTTATATACTAAATTTAAAAATCATCAGATGGTTAAAATTTAA
- a CDS encoding type I restriction-modification system subunit M, with translation MTVGIQQRATLQRRIWQIANEVRGAVDGWDFKQYVLGALFYRFISENFTYFIEAGDESIHYANLSDDIITNEIKIDAIKTKGYFIYPSQLFENIVENAHKNDNLNTHLAQIFSSIESSATGFDSERDIKGLFADFDTTSNRLGNTVEDKNKRLVSVLKGVADLDFGDFQDNQIDLFGDAYEFLISNYAANAGKSGGEFFTPQSVSKLIAKIALLGQKNVNKIYDPACGSGSLLLQAKKQFDNHIIEEGFFGQEINHTTYNLARMNMFLHNINYDKFDIVLGDTLLKPQFKDDKPFDAIVSNPPYSVNWIGNDDPTLINDDRFSPAGVLAPKSKADFAFVMHCLNYLSAKGRAAIVTFPGIFYRSGAEKKIRQYLVDNNFVETVIALAPNLFYGTSIAVNILVLSKHKTNTKTQFINATEIFKKETNNNVLTNEHIEQILTLFSEKKDIEHLTKSVENNQIAENDYNLSVNSYIEAKDTKEVINIDELNEEIAKTVKNITALRNEIDKIVAEIEAEK, from the coding sequence ATGACAGTAGGCATTCAACAAAGAGCGACATTACAGCGTAGAATTTGGCAAATTGCAAATGAAGTGCGTGGTGCAGTTGATGGATGGGATTTCAAACAATATGTCTTAGGTGCATTATTTTATCGATTTATCAGTGAAAATTTTACCTATTTTATTGAAGCCGGTGATGAAAGTATTCATTATGCAAATTTATCTGATGATATTATCACTAATGAAATAAAAATTGATGCCATTAAAACCAAAGGTTATTTTATTTATCCTAGCCAACTATTTGAAAATATTGTAGAAAATGCACACAAGAACGATAATTTAAATACGCATCTTGCTCAAATTTTTTCAAGTATTGAAAGTAGTGCGACTGGATTTGACTCAGAACGCGATATCAAAGGATTATTTGCAGATTTTGATACAACATCTAACCGCCTTGGCAATACTGTTGAGGATAAAAACAAACGATTAGTTTCAGTATTAAAAGGAGTGGCTGATCTTGATTTTGGGGATTTTCAAGATAATCAAATCGATCTCTTTGGTGATGCCTATGAATTTTTAATCTCAAATTATGCCGCTAATGCTGGAAAATCAGGAGGCGAATTTTTTACTCCACAAAGTGTATCAAAATTGATTGCTAAAATTGCACTATTAGGTCAGAAAAATGTGAATAAAATTTATGATCCTGCTTGCGGTAGTGGTTCACTTTTATTACAAGCAAAAAAACAATTTGATAATCATATTATTGAAGAGGGATTTTTTGGTCAAGAAATTAACCATACAACCTATAACTTGGCACGAATGAATATGTTTTTACACAATATTAACTATGATAAGTTTGATATTGTACTGGGCGATACGCTTTTAAAACCTCAATTTAAAGATGATAAACCCTTTGATGCGATTGTCTCTAACCCTCCTTATTCTGTCAATTGGATTGGTAATGACGATCCAACGTTAATCAATGATGATCGCTTTTCCCCTGCTGGTGTGCTTGCACCAAAATCAAAAGCGGATTTTGCTTTTGTTATGCACTGCTTAAATTATTTATCTGCCAAAGGAAGAGCTGCTATTGTGACTTTCCCAGGTATTTTTTATCGTAGTGGTGCAGAGAAAAAAATTCGCCAATATTTAGTGGATAATAACTTTGTTGAAACCGTGATCGCACTTGCACCTAATTTATTTTATGGCACAAGTATAGCGGTAAATATTTTAGTACTTTCTAAACATAAAACGAACACTAAAACCCAATTTATCAATGCCACTGAAATTTTTAAAAAAGAAACAAATAATAATGTCTTAACCAATGAACATATTGAACAAATTTTAACATTATTTAGTGAGAAAAAAGATATTGAGCATCTAACAAAATCTGTTGAAAATAATCAAATTGCGGAAAATGATTACAATTTATCTGTTAACTCTTATATTGAAGCAAAAGATACCAAAGAAGTAATCAATATTGATGAGCTAAATGAAGAAATTGCAAAAACAGTGAAAAACATTACCGCTTTGCGTAATGAAATTGATAAGATTGTCGCGGAAATAGAGGCAGAAAAATGA
- a CDS encoding Fic family protein encodes MNLTPDCPVKPLPFDEIFEKIETKAILKKLAIAHRSLAELKGVVQSIPNQTILINTLSLQEAKHSSEIENIITTQDELYQADLSEFSTFNPAVKEVQRYSYALNSGFNLIKQEQIIRLNTLLMVQEQLEHNNAGLRAISGTALKNAYTGQVVYTPPQHKNDIILLMENLIEFINTEDRFELDPLTKMAIIHHQFESIHPFYDGNGRTGRILNILYLVKENLLDIPILYLSRYLIENKSDYYTLLQAVRDSQNWEDWVQYILNAIIETAQSTIELVKQIKILMQNFKNQFRSELPKIYSQDLLNQLFMHPYSKIAFIQNHLGVSDKTAKRYLDELCRIGLLKKEKIGRENFYINYALFDLFIKY; translated from the coding sequence ATGAATTTAACCCCTGATTGTCCAGTAAAACCATTACCCTTTGATGAGATTTTTGAGAAAATTGAAACAAAAGCAATACTAAAAAAACTTGCGATAGCACACCGTTCTCTTGCAGAGTTAAAAGGTGTTGTACAGTCTATTCCTAATCAAACTATTTTAATTAATACACTCTCTCTACAAGAAGCTAAACACAGTAGTGAAATTGAAAATATTATTACAACGCAAGATGAACTTTACCAAGCAGATTTATCAGAATTTTCCACATTCAATCCTGCGGTTAAAGAAGTACAACGCTACAGTTATGCGTTAAATAGTGGATTTAATCTCATTAAACAAGAACAAATTATTCGTCTCAACACACTTTTGATGGTTCAAGAACAATTAGAGCATAATAATGCAGGTCTACGTGCCATATCAGGAACAGCATTAAAAAATGCCTACACAGGACAAGTTGTTTATACTCCACCACAACATAAAAATGACATTATTTTATTGATGGAAAATTTGATTGAATTTATCAATACAGAAGATCGCTTTGAACTTGATCCTTTAACTAAAATGGCGATTATTCATCATCAATTTGAAAGTATTCACCCTTTTTATGATGGTAATGGCAGAACTGGACGAATTTTAAATATTCTTTATCTTGTAAAGGAAAATTTATTAGATATTCCAATATTATATTTAAGTCGCTACCTTATTGAAAATAAATCAGACTATTATACTCTTTTACAAGCAGTTAGAGATTCTCAAAACTGGGAAGATTGGGTGCAATATATCCTTAATGCAATTATTGAAACAGCTCAATCAACCATTGAATTAGTCAAACAAATTAAAATTTTAATGCAAAATTTCAAAAATCAATTCCGCAGTGAATTACCGAAAATTTATAGCCAAGATTTGCTCAATCAATTATTTATGCACCCTTATTCAAAAATAGCCTTTATTCAAAATCATCTTGGTGTCAGTGATAAAACAGCAAAGCGTTACCTTGATGAATTATGCCGAATTGGATTATTGAAAAAAGAAAAAATTGGGCGAGAAAATTTTTATATCAACTACGCTTTATTTGATCTATTTATCAAATATTAA
- a CDS encoding restriction endonuclease subunit S, translated as MLHNYIEKLLQGREVEWKRLGEITNYQQPTPYLVKTTNYNDSFKTPVLTAGKTFILGYTDETDGLYQATENPVIIFDDFTTANKWVDFDFKVKSSAMKIISSVDEEQYLLRYIYHWINTLPNIGKNTDHKRQWISNFSNLKIPIPPLDVQQEIAKTLDRMTNICYELAKELALRDQQYNYYRDRLLNLGELIGGGKSM; from the coding sequence ATGTTACATAACTATATAGAAAAATTATTACAAGGGCGAGAAGTTGAGTGGAAAAGACTTGGTGAGATAACTAACTACCAACAACCCACCCCCTATCTAGTAAAAACAACAAATTATAATGATAGTTTTAAAACGCCAGTTTTAACCGCTGGAAAAACATTTATTTTAGGCTATACCGATGAAACAGATGGACTTTATCAGGCCACAGAAAATCCTGTTATTATTTTTGATGATTTCACAACGGCAAATAAATGGGTAGATTTTGATTTTAAAGTAAAATCTTCTGCAATGAAAATAATCTCGTCAGTTGATGAAGAGCAGTATTTATTAAGATATATTTATCATTGGATAAATACTTTACCAAATATTGGTAAAAATACGGATCATAAACGCCAATGGATTAGCAATTTTTCAAATTTAAAAATCCCAATCCCGCCACTTGATGTGCAACAAGAAATAGCAAAAACACTTGACAGAATGACAAATATATGCTATGAGCTTGCGAAAGAGCTTGCGTTGCGCGATCAACAGTATAACTACTATAGAGATAGGCTATTGAACCTTGGAGAATTGATAGGGGGGGGGAAATCAATGTGA
- a CDS encoding restriction endonuclease subunit S has protein sequence MGDVIYSLNTGLNPRRFFQLNTEDAINFYITIKEIRNGSISPTEKTDRINDEALKLCNNRSNLEIGDILFSGTGTIGETAVIKEAPTNWNIKEGVYAIKPKADLILSDFLRFLFTSSHIRSEFLKKAEGGTVKSISMKTLKKSQIPLPKLDEQERIVKILDKFDRLTNSITEGLPKEIDLRQKQYEYYRDLLLNFDK, from the coding sequence TTGGGAGATGTTATTTACTCTCTTAATACTGGATTAAATCCACGCCGTTTTTTTCAATTAAACACGGAAGATGCGATAAACTTTTATATCACTATTAAAGAAATTCGTAATGGCTCTATATCGCCAACTGAAAAAACAGATAGAATAAATGATGAAGCATTAAAACTTTGCAATAATCGTTCGAATTTAGAAATTGGAGATATCCTTTTTTCTGGAACAGGAACGATTGGAGAAACTGCCGTGATAAAAGAGGCACCAACAAATTGGAATATTAAAGAAGGGGTTTATGCAATTAAACCTAAAGCAGATTTAATACTTTCAGATTTTTTAAGGTTCTTGTTTACTAGTTCACATATTAGAAGTGAATTTTTAAAAAAAGCAGAAGGGGGTACAGTAAAAAGTATTTCTATGAAAACTTTAAAAAAATCACAAATCCCCCTTCCCAAACTTGATGAGCAAGAACGGATTGTCAAAATTTTAGATAAATTTGACCGCTTAACCAACTCAATTACCGAAGGGTTGCCAAAAGAAATTGATCTTAGACAAAAACAGTATGAATATTATAGGGATTTGTTATTAAACTTTGATAAGTAA
- a CDS encoding AAA family ATPase produces MDELELQGTLQDIAQHLKNKEKKVQLIYAFNGSGKTRLSREFKQLIFPKHNTDENVEQIQLARTKILYYNAFTEDLFYWNNDLNNDAEPILNIQLNTFTEWVLKEQGQDQNVIDNFQYYTNDKLTPRFDENFSKITFSFTRGDDSLEENIKISKGEESNFIWSIFYTLIQLVISELNTAEPEDRSTNQFDELEYIFIDDPVSSLDENHLIQLAVDLAQLIKSSKSEIKFIITTHNPLFYNILHNELNRDDKPNKYKKKELYKYQLNKREDGTYELIQQQNDSPFSYHLYLKKEIEKAIENNQLKKYHFNFLRNILEKTSTFLGYQTWGELLPQNNDGLPNPYEARIINFSSHSKHSSEETVELSENDKKVLKGLVEKLNKMYQSKLDDD; encoded by the coding sequence ATGGATGAATTAGAATTACAAGGTACATTACAAGATATTGCCCAACACTTAAAAAACAAAGAGAAAAAAGTACAGCTAATCTATGCTTTTAATGGTTCTGGAAAAACACGGCTTTCTCGTGAATTTAAACAACTTATTTTTCCCAAACATAATACTGATGAAAATGTGGAGCAAATTCAGTTAGCTCGTACAAAAATTCTTTACTACAATGCCTTTACTGAAGATTTATTTTATTGGAATAATGATTTAAATAATGATGCCGAACCTATACTAAATATCCAATTAAATACTTTTACTGAATGGGTGTTGAAAGAGCAAGGGCAAGATCAAAATGTCATTGATAATTTTCAATATTATACTAACGATAAATTAACACCTCGTTTTGATGAAAATTTTTCAAAAATTACGTTCTCCTTTACTCGTGGCGATGATTCATTAGAAGAAAATATTAAAATATCGAAAGGAGAAGAAAGTAATTTCATCTGGAGTATTTTTTATACTCTGATTCAATTAGTTATATCAGAACTCAATACGGCTGAACCAGAAGACCGTTCAACAAATCAGTTCGATGAATTAGAATATATTTTTATTGATGACCCCGTTAGCTCTTTAGATGAAAACCATCTAATTCAATTAGCTGTAGATTTAGCACAACTCATTAAATCAAGTAAATCAGAAATCAAATTTATTATTACAACACACAATCCTTTGTTTTATAATATATTACACAATGAACTCAATCGCGATGATAAGCCTAACAAATATAAAAAGAAAGAATTATATAAATATCAATTAAACAAACGAGAAGACGGTACATACGAACTGATACAACAACAGAATGACTCACCTTTTTCTTATCACCTTTATTTAAAAAAAGAAATTGAAAAAGCGATTGAAAATAATCAATTAAAAAAATATCATTTTAATTTCTTAAGGAATATTTTAGAAAAGACATCCACGTTTTTAGGTTATCAAACTTGGGGAGAACTGTTACCTCAGAATAATGATGGTTTACCAAACCCTTATGAAGCAAGAATTATTAATTTTTCTAGTCATTCTAAACATTCTAGTGAAGAAACCGTTGAATTATCAGAAAATGATAAAAAAGTTTTAAAAGGATTAGTAGAAAAATTAAATAAAATGTATCAATCTAAATTAGATGATGATTAA
- a CDS encoding type I restriction endonuclease subunit R, whose translation MTTTKPITESKNFIILDKYSPIEQSGSYQTESDLEKELISDLVNQGYEYRQDLNSNDKLLANLRKQLQNLNKMNFSDDEWQRFLSEYLDKPSDTIIDKTCKIHHNHIYDFVFDDGHIQNIYLLDKKNITRNTLQVINQFEQRGEHTNRYDVTILINGLPLIQIELKKRGMAIKEAFNQIHRYTKESFNSEHSLFKFLQIFVISNGTDTRYFANTTKRDKNSFDFTMNWAKSNNELIKDLKDFTATFFQKNTLLKVLLKYSVFDTNNTLLIMRPYQIAATERILWKIESSYNAKNWSNTESGGYIWHTTGSGKTLTSFKAARLATDLTFIDKVFFVVDRKDLDYQTMREYQNFSPDSVNGSESTAGLKRNIKKDDNKIIVTTIQKLNNLIKSEDNLDIYKRQVVFIFDECHRSQFGEAQKNIKKKFRKYYQFGFTGTPIFPQNALGSETTASVFGCELHSYTITDAIRDEKVLKFKVDYNNVRPQFQLLENEIDEQKLTTYENKQALLHPQRINEITNYILSNFHQKTHRFTTQSKGFNAMFAVSSVEAAKLYYDAFKRLQKTAHKPLKVATIFSFTPNEEQDAKGNIADESFDVTAMNTSSKEFLTMAIDDYNRKFQTNFSVESKSFQNYYRDLSLRVKNQEIDLLIVVGMFLTGFDAVTLNTLFVDKNLRFHGLIQAYSRTNRIYNATKSFGNIVTFRNLEKATIDAITLFGDKNTKNVVLEKSYKEYMQGYEDNLTGKFQRGYLAIIEELKQHFPAPEKIKTEADKKEFVKLFSEYLRVENILQNYDEFSALQKAQTLDSSNVNLVEECQGKYGVSHKKLIEMQNTLIPTEREIQDYRSTYNDIREWLRQEKSNSKQEQLTIDWDDVTFEVDLLKSQEINLDYILELIFEQHKITQNKPALISEIRRIIRSSLGHRAKESLIVDFINHTNLDEIIDKTMIIEVFFRFAQQEQQREANELIDAENLNEEATKRYIKTSLKREYASENGTELNDILPKMSPLNPKYLTKKQAIFQKIATFVEKFKGVGGTL comes from the coding sequence ATGACTACAACAAAACCCATCACAGAATCAAAAAACTTTATCATTTTAGATAAATATAGCCCTATTGAACAATCTGGAAGCTACCAAACTGAAAGTGATTTAGAAAAAGAATTGATTTCTGATCTTGTTAATCAAGGATACGAATACCGCCAAGATTTAAATTCAAACGATAAACTACTCGCTAATCTTCGTAAACAATTACAAAACTTAAATAAGATGAATTTTAGTGATGATGAATGGCAACGCTTTTTAAGTGAATATTTAGACAAACCAAGCGATACGATTATTGATAAAACTTGCAAAATTCATCATAACCATATTTATGATTTTGTTTTTGATGATGGACATATCCAAAATATTTATTTGTTAGATAAGAAAAATATAACACGCAATACCTTACAAGTTATCAATCAATTTGAACAAAGAGGTGAGCATACTAATCGCTATGATGTCACTATTTTAATCAATGGCTTACCACTTATTCAAATTGAACTGAAAAAACGTGGGATGGCAATTAAAGAGGCTTTTAATCAAATTCATCGCTACACCAAGGAAAGTTTTAATAGTGAACATTCTCTCTTTAAATTTTTGCAGATCTTTGTCATTTCAAACGGAACAGATACCCGCTATTTTGCCAATACCACAAAACGAGATAAAAATAGTTTCGATTTTACAATGAACTGGGCAAAATCAAACAACGAACTTATTAAGGATTTAAAAGATTTTACAGCGACATTCTTTCAAAAAAATACGCTTTTAAAGGTATTGTTAAAATACAGTGTTTTCGATACTAATAACACCCTTTTAATTATGCGACCTTATCAAATTGCTGCAACAGAACGCATTTTATGGAAGATTGAAAGCTCTTACAATGCCAAAAATTGGAGTAATACGGAAAGTGGCGGTTACATTTGGCACACTACAGGATCGGGCAAAACATTAACAAGTTTTAAAGCAGCTCGATTAGCAACAGATTTAACATTTATTGATAAAGTATTTTTTGTGGTTGATAGAAAAGATTTAGACTATCAAACAATGAGAGAGTATCAAAATTTCTCACCAGATAGTGTCAATGGTAGTGAAAGCACGGCAGGGCTAAAACGAAATATAAAAAAAGATGATAATAAAATTATCGTTACCACTATTCAAAAACTCAATAATTTAATAAAAAGTGAAGATAATTTAGATATTTATAAAAGGCAGGTTGTCTTTATTTTTGATGAATGTCACCGTAGCCAATTTGGTGAAGCACAAAAAAACATTAAGAAAAAATTTAGAAAATATTATCAATTTGGTTTTACTGGAACTCCAATCTTCCCACAGAATGCGCTTGGCAGTGAAACGACTGCAAGTGTATTTGGATGCGAATTACATTCTTATACTATTACTGACGCTATTCGCGATGAAAAAGTCTTAAAATTTAAAGTAGATTATAACAATGTTCGCCCACAGTTCCAGTTGCTTGAAAATGAAATAGATGAGCAAAAATTAACAACTTATGAAAATAAACAAGCACTCCTCCATCCTCAACGGATCAATGAAATCACAAATTATATATTAAGTAATTTTCATCAAAAAACCCACCGCTTTACCACACAATCAAAAGGGTTTAATGCAATGTTTGCAGTAAGTTCTGTTGAGGCTGCAAAACTGTATTATGACGCATTTAAAAGATTACAAAAAACTGCCCATAAGCCACTAAAAGTAGCGACTATTTTTTCATTCACACCTAATGAAGAGCAAGATGCAAAGGGCAATATTGCAGATGAAAGTTTTGACGTCACGGCAATGAATACAAGTAGTAAAGAATTTTTAACAATGGCGATTGATGATTATAATCGTAAATTTCAAACTAATTTCAGTGTAGAGAGCAAATCTTTTCAAAATTATTATCGAGATCTCTCCTTACGAGTAAAAAATCAAGAAATTGATTTACTCATTGTGGTCGGGATGTTTTTAACGGGGTTTGATGCGGTCACTTTAAATACATTATTTGTAGATAAAAATTTACGTTTTCACGGACTTATACAAGCTTATTCACGAACCAATCGTATTTATAATGCAACTAAATCTTTTGGAAATATTGTTACTTTCCGTAATTTAGAGAAAGCTACCATTGATGCCATTACTCTATTTGGTGATAAGAACACCAAAAATGTTGTTCTTGAAAAAAGCTATAAAGAGTATATGCAAGGCTATGAAGATAATCTTACAGGAAAATTCCAGCGTGGTTATTTAGCCATTATTGAAGAATTAAAACAACATTTTCCCGCTCCTGAAAAAATTAAAACAGAAGCAGACAAAAAAGAATTTGTAAAACTATTTAGTGAATACTTACGTGTAGAAAATATTTTGCAAAATTATGATGAATTTAGTGCATTACAAAAAGCACAAACTCTTGATTCTAGCAATGTAAATTTAGTAGAAGAATGCCAAGGTAAATATGGCGTATCTCATAAAAAGCTAATAGAAATGCAGAATACACTTATTCCAACAGAGCGTGAAATCCAAGATTATCGTTCAACTTATAACGATATTAGAGAATGGTTGCGTCAAGAAAAATCAAATTCTAAACAAGAGCAACTTACTATTGATTGGGATGATGTTACCTTTGAAGTTGATTTATTGAAGTCACAAGAAATAAATTTAGACTATATTTTAGAACTGATTTTTGAACAGCATAAAATAACTCAAAATAAACCTGCTTTAATATCAGAAATTCGTCGTATAATTCGTTCAAGTCTTGGGCATCGTGCAAAAGAAAGTTTAATCGTTGATTTTATCAATCACACTAATTTAGATGAAATAATAGATAAAACAATGATTATTGAAGTATTCTTCCGATTTGCACAACAAGAACAACAACGAGAAGCTAACGAGCTAATTGACGCTGAAAATCTAAATGAAGAAGCCACAAAACGTTATATTAAAACGTCATTAAAACGTGAGTATGCCAGTGAAAATGGGACTGAATTAAATGATATTCTACCCAAAATGAGCCCTTTAAATCCTAAGTATTTAACAAAAAAACAGGCTATTTTCCAGAAAATAGCCACTTTTGTGGAAAAATTTAAAGGTGTTGGAGGGACGCTTTAA
- a CDS encoding 3-deoxy-D-manno-octulosonic acid kinase has product MDYYQFNQQFISDTQQSAIKTLLDTVSFFESEWLLGSSKGRGITWFLKTEQLMGVNSVKRHYYRGGLFGKLIKDSYFFTSFEQTRAVQEFNLLQKMSQEGLPIPRPIAVKITKKCCFYSADILIEKIENAQDLSQFLQQNRLSSQQYIEIGKLIKQLHQHQIHHSDLNIHNILFDENNNQFWLIDFDKCGIQQGDDWKSSNLERLLRSFNKEVQRLNIRFDKQDWQSLLVGYKS; this is encoded by the coding sequence ATGGACTATTATCAATTTAACCAACAATTTATCAGCGATACGCAACAATCTGCGATTAAAACTTTATTAGATACCGTCTCTTTTTTCGAAAGTGAGTGGTTACTTGGTTCTTCTAAAGGACGAGGTATCACGTGGTTTTTAAAAACAGAGCAGTTAATGGGTGTCAATAGTGTAAAACGTCATTATTATCGTGGTGGATTATTTGGGAAATTGATTAAGGATAGCTATTTTTTTACTAGTTTTGAGCAAACAAGAGCTGTACAAGAGTTTAATTTGCTACAAAAAATGTCTCAGGAGGGATTACCTATCCCTCGTCCTATTGCAGTAAAAATTACTAAAAAATGTTGTTTTTATTCAGCCGATATTTTAATTGAAAAAATCGAAAACGCTCAAGATCTTAGTCAATTTTTACAACAAAATAGGTTATCTTCACAGCAATACATTGAGATTGGAAAACTGATTAAACAACTTCACCAACACCAAATTCACCATAGTGATTTGAATATCCATAATATTTTATTTGATGAAAACAATAATCAGTTTTGGCTCATTGATTTTGATAAATGCGGTATTCAGCAAGGGGATGATTGGAAGAGTAGTAACCTTGAAAGATTACTACGATCTTTTAATAAAGAAGTACAACGCTTGAATATTCGTTTTGATAAACAAGATTGGCAGAGTTTGTTGGTTGGGTATAAGAGTTAA